A genomic region of Rhodococcus sp. B50 contains the following coding sequences:
- a CDS encoding FAD-dependent monooxygenase, giving the protein MIEMSNHDSTTYDTDVVIVGVGPAGGTAALALATYGVRVHAVSMFPWVANSPRAHITNQRAVEVLRDLGVEDEARKYATPWDQMGDTLFTTSLAGEEIVRMQTWGTGARYGDYLAGSPCAMLDIPQPLMEPVLIKNAAERGAVISFNTEYLDHTQDENGVTVRFRDARSGVEFTQRARFLLGFDGARSKIAEQIGLPFEGELARAGTAYIRFNADLSKYVAHRPSILHWIFNSKAGFGEIGMGLLRAIRPWDQWIAGWGFDMAQGEPDVSDDVVLEQIRTLVGDPQLNIEIVSRSFWYVNQQWAEHYQSGRVFCGGDAVHRHPPSSGLGSNTSMQDAFNLAWKIAYAVKGYAGTGLLESYSPERVPVGRQIVARANQSRKDYAGLRDWFDHDSDDPVTAGLAKLKDPSPEGVALRERLYEALEVKNTEFNAQGVELNQRYVSPAIVPDPDAGQEVWARDRELYLQPSTRPGAKLPHAWLVGADGTRISTLDVTGKGRMTLLTGIGGQAWKRAATKLDLPFLRTVVIGEPGTIDPYGYWRQVREIDEAGALLVRPDGYIAWRHAAPMWDDSKALTNLESALTAILDRAPHENQVAVAGNEPQYSTQGVPIVVPHITAEDATPDPAISTTTIEGAHS; this is encoded by the coding sequence ATGATTGAGATGAGCAACCACGATTCCACCACCTACGACACCGACGTGGTCATCGTCGGCGTGGGCCCTGCCGGCGGCACGGCCGCGCTCGCCCTGGCCACCTACGGTGTGCGCGTCCACGCCGTCTCGATGTTCCCGTGGGTAGCGAACTCGCCCCGCGCGCACATCACCAATCAACGCGCCGTCGAAGTACTCCGCGATCTGGGCGTCGAAGACGAAGCCCGCAAATATGCCACCCCCTGGGACCAGATGGGCGACACACTGTTCACCACGAGTCTCGCCGGTGAAGAAATCGTCCGGATGCAAACATGGGGTACCGGAGCACGCTACGGCGACTACCTCGCGGGGAGCCCGTGCGCGATGCTCGACATCCCTCAACCCCTGATGGAACCGGTCCTGATCAAGAACGCTGCCGAACGCGGCGCGGTCATCAGCTTCAACACTGAATACCTCGACCACACCCAGGACGAGAACGGCGTGACCGTACGCTTCCGGGACGCACGCTCCGGTGTCGAGTTCACCCAGCGCGCCCGATTCCTGCTCGGCTTCGACGGCGCCCGCTCGAAGATCGCCGAACAGATCGGCCTACCCTTCGAAGGAGAACTTGCCCGCGCGGGCACCGCGTACATCCGATTCAACGCCGACCTGAGCAAGTACGTCGCCCACCGGCCGAGCATCCTGCACTGGATCTTCAACTCCAAGGCCGGCTTCGGAGAGATCGGCATGGGTCTGCTACGAGCGATCCGGCCGTGGGACCAGTGGATCGCCGGATGGGGCTTCGACATGGCACAGGGCGAACCCGATGTGTCCGATGATGTCGTGCTCGAACAGATCCGGACCCTCGTCGGCGACCCGCAGCTGAACATCGAGATCGTCTCCCGGTCCTTCTGGTACGTCAACCAACAATGGGCCGAGCACTATCAGTCCGGCAGAGTGTTCTGCGGTGGCGACGCCGTACACCGACACCCGCCGAGCAGCGGACTCGGATCGAACACCTCCATGCAGGACGCGTTCAATCTCGCCTGGAAGATCGCCTACGCCGTCAAGGGCTACGCAGGGACGGGACTACTCGAGTCCTACTCCCCCGAGCGTGTCCCCGTCGGCAGGCAGATCGTCGCGCGCGCCAACCAATCCCGCAAAGACTATGCGGGTCTGCGCGACTGGTTCGACCACGATAGCGACGACCCGGTCACCGCCGGCCTGGCGAAGCTCAAGGACCCTTCCCCCGAAGGGGTGGCGCTGCGAGAACGCCTGTACGAGGCACTCGAAGTCAAGAACACCGAGTTCAACGCTCAGGGCGTCGAACTCAACCAGCGTTACGTCTCGCCAGCGATAGTCCCCGATCCCGACGCCGGCCAGGAAGTGTGGGCACGCGATCGCGAACTGTATCTGCAGCCCAGCACCCGTCCCGGCGCCAAGCTGCCGCACGCCTGGCTGGTCGGCGCGGACGGCACCCGCATCTCCACCCTCGATGTCACCGGCAAAGGTCGGATGACCCTGCTCACCGGCATCGGCGGCCAGGCCTGGAAACGTGCCGCTACCAAACTGGATCTGCCGTTCCTGCGAACCGTGGTCATCGGCGAACCAGGAACCATCGACCCCTACGGCTACTGGCGACAGGTCCGCGAGATCGACGAGGCCGGTGCCCTGCTCGTACGCCCGGACGGCTACATCGCCTGGCGGCACGCGGCCCCGATGTGGGACGACAGCAAAGCCCTCACCAACCTCGAGAGCGCACTGACCGCGATCCTCGACCGTGCACCCCACGAGAACCAGGTCGCCGTGGCCGGTAACGAGCCGCAGTACAGCACCCAGGGCGTGCCGATCGTCGTCCCCCACATCACCGCCGAGGACGCCACCCCGGACCCCGCCATCAGCACCACAACAATCGAGGGAGCACACTCATGA
- a CDS encoding alpha/beta fold hydrolase, translated as MTRPYTSVWDDLNQVEFSQGFIQAGPYRTRYLHAGDASKPALILLHGITGHAEAYVRNLRSHAEHFNVWAIDFIGHGYSSKPDHPLEIKHYIDHVLHFLDAISVEKASFSGESLGGWVTAQFAHDHPDKVERIVLNTMGGTMANPQVMERLYTLSMEAAKDPSWERVKARLEWLMADPTMVTDDLIRTRQAIFQQPDWLKACEMNMALQDLDTRRRNMITDATLEGITVPAMVLWTTKDPSGPVDEAKRIASHIPGARLVIMENCGHWPQYEDPDTFNKLHLDFLLNRN; from the coding sequence ATGACCCGCCCGTACACCAGCGTCTGGGACGACCTGAATCAGGTCGAGTTCAGCCAGGGATTCATCCAGGCCGGCCCCTATCGCACCCGCTACCTGCACGCAGGCGATGCATCCAAGCCCGCACTGATCCTGCTGCACGGCATCACCGGCCATGCCGAAGCCTACGTCCGCAACCTGCGTTCGCACGCCGAACATTTCAACGTGTGGGCAATCGACTTCATCGGCCACGGCTATTCGTCCAAGCCCGATCACCCCCTCGAGATCAAGCACTACATCGACCACGTCCTGCACTTCCTCGACGCCATCAGCGTCGAGAAGGCATCCTTCTCCGGCGAGTCGCTCGGCGGGTGGGTCACCGCCCAGTTCGCGCATGACCACCCGGACAAAGTCGAGCGGATCGTGCTCAACACCATGGGCGGCACCATGGCCAACCCGCAGGTGATGGAACGCCTCTACACCCTGTCGATGGAGGCGGCGAAGGACCCGAGCTGGGAGCGGGTCAAAGCACGCCTCGAATGGCTCATGGCCGACCCGACCATGGTCACCGACGACCTCATCCGCACCCGACAGGCCATCTTCCAGCAGCCCGACTGGCTCAAGGCGTGCGAGATGAACATGGCCCTGCAGGACCTCGACACCCGCAGGCGGAACATGATTACCGACGCCACCCTCGAAGGCATCACCGTGCCGGCGATGGTGCTGTGGACCACCAAGGACCCCTCCGGTCCGGTCGATGAAGCCAAGCGCATCGCCTCCCACATCCCAGGAGCCAGGCTCGTGATCATGGAGAACTGCGGCCATTGGCCCCAGTACGAAGACCCCGACACCTTCAACAAGCTGCACCTGGACTTCCTCCTCAATCGCAACTGA
- a CDS encoding 3-carboxyethylcatechol 2,3-dioxygenase: MPVALCAMSHSPLMGRNDPSREVIEAVDAAFDNARRFIADFAPDLIIIFAPDHYNGVFYDLLPPFCIGAAAQSVGDYGTEAGPLDVDRDAAYAIAREVLASGIDTAFSERMHVDHGFAQALQLLVGSITAVPTVPIFINSVAEPLGPVSRVRLLGEAVGRVAKNLDKRVLLIGSGGLSHDPPVPQFATAPEPVRERLIDGRNPSDAERQAREQRVINAGRDFAAGTATIQPLNPAWDRHLLEVLSSGELEQIDNWTNGWFVEQAGHSSHEVRTWIAAYAALGAAGRYRVSSSFYREIPEWIAGFAITTGVTISEPVTQA; the protein is encoded by the coding sequence ATGCCTGTAGCGCTGTGCGCGATGTCGCATTCCCCCCTGATGGGCCGCAACGACCCCTCCCGAGAAGTCATCGAAGCCGTCGACGCCGCGTTCGACAACGCGCGCCGGTTCATCGCCGACTTCGCCCCCGATCTGATCATCATCTTCGCCCCCGACCACTACAACGGGGTCTTCTACGACCTGCTGCCGCCGTTCTGCATCGGTGCCGCCGCCCAGTCCGTCGGCGATTACGGCACCGAAGCCGGCCCCCTCGACGTCGACCGGGACGCTGCCTATGCCATCGCCCGCGAAGTGCTCGCCAGCGGCATCGATACCGCGTTCTCCGAACGCATGCACGTCGACCACGGTTTCGCGCAGGCATTGCAGTTGCTGGTCGGGTCGATCACGGCCGTGCCGACTGTGCCGATCTTCATCAACTCCGTCGCCGAACCGCTCGGCCCGGTCAGCCGGGTACGTCTGCTCGGCGAAGCGGTCGGCCGAGTTGCAAAGAATCTGGACAAGCGCGTGCTGTTGATCGGATCCGGAGGACTCTCCCACGACCCGCCGGTGCCACAATTTGCCACTGCACCCGAACCGGTTCGTGAACGGCTGATCGACGGCCGCAATCCCAGCGACGCCGAACGCCAGGCCCGTGAACAACGAGTCATCAACGCTGGACGAGACTTCGCCGCCGGCACCGCCACCATTCAACCGTTGAACCCCGCCTGGGACCGACACCTGCTCGAAGTGCTGTCATCCGGAGAACTCGAACAGATCGACAACTGGACCAACGGCTGGTTCGTCGAGCAAGCCGGTCATTCCTCCCACGAAGTACGCACCTGGATCGCCGCCTACGCTGCGCTCGGCGCTGCCGGCCGGTACCGCGTCTCGTCGAGCTTCTACCGCGAAATCCCAGAGTGGATCGCAGGATTCGCTATCACAACCGGCGTCACCATTTCCGAACCTGTAACCCAGGCATGA
- the catA gene encoding catechol 1,2-dioxygenase yields MTTMENPTAHGSGNAATDKFKSERVTSDTSVERASAIYKDLLDALAGIVDKHQVTYDEYRVLKQWLIDVGEYGEWPLWLDVFLEHEIEKVHYNRKGFTGTKGSIEGPYYVPDSPKLPSKCTMPMREKDKVAPPLVFKGQVTDLEGNGLPGATVELWHADEEGFYSQFAPGIPEWNLRGTVEVDENGNFEITTLKPAPYQIPSDGPTGWFIKSYGGHPWRPAHLHLMVKAPGKRAITTQLYFQGGEWVEDDVATAVKPELILDPQPNADGIAEVTYNFVLDPES; encoded by the coding sequence ATGACCACCATGGAGAACCCCACCGCCCACGGGTCCGGCAACGCTGCGACCGACAAGTTCAAGTCCGAGCGGGTCACGTCCGACACCTCGGTCGAGCGCGCGTCGGCGATCTACAAGGACCTGCTGGACGCTCTCGCCGGCATCGTCGACAAGCACCAGGTGACCTACGACGAGTACCGCGTGCTCAAGCAGTGGCTCATCGACGTGGGTGAATACGGCGAGTGGCCGCTGTGGCTCGACGTCTTCCTCGAGCACGAGATCGAGAAGGTGCACTACAACCGCAAGGGCTTCACCGGCACCAAGGGCTCCATCGAAGGCCCCTACTACGTCCCGGACAGCCCCAAGCTCCCGTCGAAGTGCACCATGCCGATGCGCGAGAAGGACAAGGTCGCCCCGCCGCTGGTCTTCAAGGGCCAGGTCACCGACCTCGAGGGCAACGGTCTGCCCGGCGCCACCGTCGAGCTGTGGCACGCGGACGAAGAGGGCTTCTACTCGCAGTTCGCCCCCGGTATCCCCGAGTGGAACCTGCGCGGCACCGTCGAGGTGGACGAGAACGGCAACTTCGAGATCACCACGCTCAAGCCGGCTCCCTATCAGATCCCGTCCGACGGCCCGACCGGCTGGTTCATCAAGTCCTACGGCGGACACCCGTGGCGTCCCGCGCACCTGCACCTGATGGTGAAGGCTCCCGGCAAGCGCGCCATCACCACCCAGCTGTACTTCCAGGGCGGCGAGTGGGTCGAGGACGACGTCGCGACAGCGGTCAAGCCCGAGCTCATCCTGGATCCGCAGCCCAACGCCGACGGCATCGCCGAGGTGACCTACAACTTCGTGCTCGACCCGGAATCGTGA
- a CDS encoding flavin reductase family protein gives MTTAVQPPPCDIRQDDDQAVDAATIRRAMGRVPTSVAVVTALCDEEPIGMTIGSLTSVSLDPPLVAFFAFSGSSTFAKLRCSQRFCINVLAEDQAEVCHGFARIDGAKFEVGEWEYHHGIPTIQGAVSTMLCEQDRVFEAGDHLGMIGRVTHVDFSDNRPLVYYRGQTSHLHSSDTPT, from the coding sequence ATGACCACAGCCGTGCAACCTCCCCCATGCGATATCCGACAGGACGATGACCAGGCGGTGGATGCGGCAACGATCCGCCGGGCCATGGGCCGCGTACCCACTTCGGTTGCGGTCGTTACCGCCCTCTGCGACGAGGAACCGATCGGGATGACCATCGGATCGCTGACTTCGGTTTCCCTCGATCCGCCCCTGGTCGCATTCTTCGCCTTCTCCGGCTCGTCGACGTTCGCCAAATTACGCTGCAGCCAACGCTTTTGCATCAACGTCCTCGCCGAGGATCAGGCCGAGGTCTGCCACGGCTTCGCCCGAATCGACGGAGCCAAGTTCGAGGTCGGCGAATGGGAGTACCACCACGGCATCCCCACCATCCAGGGAGCGGTGAGCACGATGCTGTGCGAACAGGACCGGGTTTTCGAAGCCGGTGACCATCTCGGCATGATCGGCCGCGTCACCCATGTCGACTTCAGTGACAACCGGCCGCTGGTGTATTACCGCGGACAGACGTCCCACTTGCACAGTAGCGACACACCGACGTAG
- a CDS encoding alpha/beta fold hydrolase has protein sequence MSTPTITEQTIDVWGGRLSITVKIAGAGTPLLYLHPAAGLAWDPFLSHLASRYTVYAPEFPGTSEGNPYAIHTIDTLSDMVLAYEELIRALGLDRPVVVGQSFGGMLAAELAAAFPALPDKLILLDPIGLWSEAAPTANWIATPPEQLPALLFHDPSAPAAQAMLAPSDDIEQQQAAAAAMVWAFGCTGKFAWPIPDRGLRHRLHRITAPTLIVWGRDDRLVSAIYAEQFHNLITDSTVTIIENCGHIPQVEKLDETRETVDKFLL, from the coding sequence ATGAGCACCCCCACCATCACCGAACAGACCATCGACGTCTGGGGCGGTCGATTGAGCATCACCGTCAAGATCGCCGGCGCCGGAACGCCGCTGCTGTACTTGCACCCCGCCGCCGGCCTGGCCTGGGATCCGTTCCTGTCCCATTTGGCCTCGCGATACACCGTCTACGCCCCGGAGTTCCCCGGGACCAGCGAAGGCAATCCGTACGCAATCCACACCATCGACACCCTCAGCGACATGGTGCTGGCCTACGAGGAACTCATCCGCGCCCTCGGGCTCGACCGCCCCGTCGTGGTCGGTCAGTCCTTCGGAGGCATGCTCGCAGCCGAACTCGCCGCCGCCTTCCCGGCGTTGCCGGACAAGCTGATTCTGCTCGATCCGATCGGGTTGTGGAGCGAAGCCGCCCCGACCGCGAACTGGATCGCCACACCACCCGAGCAGTTGCCGGCATTGCTGTTCCACGATCCCTCCGCTCCCGCAGCACAGGCGATGCTCGCACCATCCGACGACATCGAACAGCAACAGGCTGCCGCCGCGGCGATGGTGTGGGCCTTCGGGTGCACCGGCAAGTTCGCCTGGCCCATCCCCGACCGCGGTCTGCGTCATCGACTGCACCGCATCACCGCACCGACACTGATCGTGTGGGGCCGCGACGACCGGCTCGTCTCCGCGATCTATGCCGAACAGTTCCACAATCTCATCACCGACAGCACCGTGACCATCATCGAGAATTGTGGCCACATTCCCCAGGTGGAAAAACTCGACGAAACCCGCGAAACCGTCGACAAATTCCTCCTCTGA
- a CDS encoding LLM class flavin-dependent oxidoreductase, translating to MKVNLFLQAPYRYLPDDFESKYESVCSIPYSLVTRDGMYSSIRDFMDELMLGARSGFDGVAITEHGQSSYDMIPNPDLISSALAYMTEAEGLDVAIYPMGRSLGKAREPLRAAEEYAMIDVMSGGRLVAGLTVGLSYDANINNGVPPIEVRPRFDENLELVLRAWREQEPFAWNGRYSQYPMVNMWPRPLQENVPTWITGIGNPRTMRMCFDRGFGFNYLSWFGAKLTGKRIFDRMWEQADEAGVARNPYRIGFLQTVAVSETDERAEIEYGRHAEYAFRKGLGSIPIEKLGLPGAIDINGVKALIKDPGDFGLYHRMRTATFHDLVDAGVVVVGSPDTVAEQLLDFCREYGIGNLHAMLGFGSLPRHLVMKNIQLFAEEVLPRLRTLWTETDHQHHWWPRRLGGTPTSYTTATKAGANTR from the coding sequence GTGAAGGTCAACCTGTTCCTACAGGCGCCCTACCGGTACCTGCCCGATGACTTCGAGAGCAAGTACGAGTCGGTGTGCAGCATTCCGTATTCGCTGGTGACCCGGGACGGGATGTACTCGTCGATTCGGGACTTCATGGACGAGCTGATGCTCGGGGCGCGTAGCGGTTTCGACGGAGTCGCGATCACCGAACATGGCCAGAGCAGCTACGACATGATTCCGAATCCGGATCTGATCTCGAGTGCACTTGCCTACATGACCGAGGCCGAGGGACTCGACGTGGCGATCTACCCGATGGGCCGGTCGTTGGGCAAAGCCCGCGAGCCGCTGCGTGCCGCTGAAGAGTACGCGATGATCGACGTGATGAGCGGCGGTCGCCTGGTGGCCGGTCTGACCGTGGGCTTGAGTTACGACGCCAATATCAACAACGGTGTGCCGCCCATCGAGGTCCGTCCCCGCTTCGATGAGAACCTCGAACTGGTGCTGCGTGCCTGGCGCGAGCAGGAACCGTTCGCGTGGAACGGCCGCTACTCCCAGTATCCGATGGTGAACATGTGGCCCCGCCCGCTGCAGGAGAACGTCCCGACATGGATCACCGGGATCGGTAACCCGCGCACCATGCGGATGTGTTTCGATCGCGGATTCGGCTTCAACTATCTGAGCTGGTTCGGTGCCAAGCTGACCGGCAAACGCATCTTCGACCGCATGTGGGAACAGGCCGACGAGGCCGGGGTGGCTCGTAACCCCTACCGTATCGGGTTCTTGCAGACCGTCGCCGTGTCCGAAACCGACGAACGCGCCGAGATCGAGTACGGCCGGCACGCGGAATACGCCTTCCGTAAAGGACTGGGATCGATCCCGATCGAAAAACTCGGCCTGCCCGGGGCGATCGACATCAACGGCGTCAAGGCCCTGATCAAGGATCCCGGCGACTTCGGCCTGTACCACCGTATGCGCACCGCCACCTTCCACGATCTGGTCGACGCCGGGGTTGTCGTGGTCGGCAGCCCCGATACCGTCGCCGAACAACTGCTCGACTTCTGCCGCGAATACGGCATCGGCAACCTCCACGCCATGCTGGGCTTCGGCTCCCTGCCTCGCCACCTGGTGATGAAGAACATCCAACTCTTCGCCGAGGAGGTCCTGCCGCGACTACGCACCCTGTGGACCGAGACCGATCATCAGCATCACTGGTGGCCGCGTCGGCTCGGCGGCACCCCCACCTCCTACACGACCGCCACGAAGGCAGGAGCGAACACCCGATGA
- a CDS encoding LysR family transcriptional regulator yields the protein MELRHMKYFTAVVEEGSFTRAATRLSMAQSPLSHQIRALEREIGVQLLERTTRSIALTEAGRVFYDRCVAMLDAAEDAAESARKADRGEMGALSLGFTGSATYDLMPNLVRAYRERNPLVELTLRSEMLTPAQVDALLDGTLSVGLLRPPVKSPGIVVELLRHEALLVALPVQHPRATATTLDLRDLAEEAFIGYCPSTLHDTLITACEQVGFAPDIRQQVAETSTLIALVAAGLGVALVPESVRHLRMNGVTYRPLRTPRVSVPLALAYREDAIGPLIRRYLDTVRTVLRSKKLLDPSPHPETFGQYIDTI from the coding sequence ATGGAGTTGCGTCACATGAAGTACTTCACCGCCGTTGTCGAGGAGGGCAGCTTCACCCGGGCGGCCACGCGGTTGTCCATGGCCCAGTCACCGCTCTCGCATCAGATCCGCGCACTCGAGCGAGAGATCGGCGTGCAGTTGCTCGAACGCACCACCCGCTCGATCGCGCTGACCGAGGCAGGGCGGGTGTTCTACGACCGTTGCGTCGCCATGCTCGACGCCGCCGAGGACGCCGCGGAGTCCGCGCGCAAAGCCGATCGCGGAGAAATGGGTGCACTGTCATTGGGCTTCACCGGATCGGCCACCTACGACCTGATGCCCAATCTGGTGCGCGCCTACCGTGAACGCAATCCCCTCGTCGAGCTGACTCTGCGCAGCGAGATGCTCACCCCCGCCCAGGTCGACGCCCTACTCGACGGCACCTTGTCCGTCGGCTTGCTACGTCCTCCGGTGAAAAGTCCAGGGATTGTGGTCGAGCTTCTGCGCCACGAAGCGTTGCTGGTGGCTTTGCCCGTGCAACATCCCCGTGCCACCGCTACCACCCTCGACCTTCGTGATCTCGCTGAGGAAGCCTTCATCGGCTACTGTCCGTCGACCCTGCACGACACCTTGATCACCGCCTGCGAACAGGTAGGCTTCGCCCCCGACATCCGCCAACAGGTAGCCGAAACCTCCACTCTGATCGCACTTGTCGCTGCCGGCCTCGGCGTCGCACTCGTACCGGAATCGGTACGCCATCTGCGCATGAATGGAGTCACTTATCGGCCATTGAGGACCCCCCGCGTGTCTGTACCCCTGGCATTGGCCTACCGCGAAGATGCCATCGGACCGCTCATCCGCCGCTATCTCGACACCGTGCGAACCGTCCTGCGAAGCAAGAAACTCCTCGATCCGAGCCCCCACCCGGAGACATTCGGTCAGTACATCGACACGATCTGA
- a CDS encoding NAD-dependent succinate-semialdehyde dehydrogenase, giving the protein MTHTLPAGVPTQLWIGGKLVDSSTGNTFPVEDPATGAAIAHVADAAPDDGLRALAHATTVQGDWARTPSRRRGEILRTAFELIHQRADDFARTITLEMGKPLHEAYAEIEYGASFLHWFAEEATRISGRISPSPSGTGTIVVTREPVGPVLAITPWNFPLAMATRKIGPALAAGCPIIVKPAAETPLTMLLVGQIFADAGLPAGVLSILPTSDAAALTAPLIDSADLRKITFTGSTGVGKLLVRQSADRLLRTSMELGGNAPFLVFDDADVDAAVDGAMAAKFRNGGQACTAANRFHVARSVAEEFTEKFTARIGALCTGHGLEAGTDIGPLITAKQCATVEALVKDAVAKGARIRAGGVRPDGPGTFYAPTVLDHVSPDARLLREEIFGPVAAITTFDTEDEAITAANNTEYGLAAYFYTQNLDRASRVANALETGMVGINRGIIADAAAPFGGVKESGFGREGSVEGIDEYLDTKYIAR; this is encoded by the coding sequence ATGACCCACACTCTCCCCGCGGGCGTCCCGACCCAACTCTGGATCGGTGGAAAGCTCGTCGATTCGTCTACCGGCAACACCTTCCCCGTGGAGGATCCCGCGACCGGTGCCGCGATTGCGCATGTCGCCGACGCTGCGCCCGACGACGGACTCCGAGCTCTCGCACACGCCACCACCGTGCAAGGGGACTGGGCGCGGACCCCGTCTCGTCGACGCGGCGAAATCCTGCGCACCGCATTCGAACTCATTCACCAGCGGGCAGATGACTTCGCGCGCACCATTACCCTCGAGATGGGCAAACCGCTCCACGAAGCGTATGCGGAGATCGAATACGGCGCGTCATTCCTGCACTGGTTTGCTGAGGAAGCCACCCGTATCAGCGGGCGAATCTCACCGTCCCCATCGGGAACCGGCACCATTGTCGTCACCAGGGAACCGGTAGGGCCGGTACTGGCCATCACCCCCTGGAACTTTCCGCTGGCCATGGCCACGCGCAAGATCGGTCCAGCACTGGCGGCCGGCTGTCCGATCATCGTCAAACCAGCGGCCGAAACGCCCCTGACGATGCTGCTCGTCGGCCAAATCTTCGCAGATGCGGGTCTGCCCGCCGGTGTGCTGTCGATTCTGCCCACCTCCGATGCCGCAGCACTGACCGCACCACTGATCGACAGTGCTGATCTGCGCAAGATCACGTTCACCGGATCCACCGGCGTCGGGAAGCTGCTGGTTCGCCAATCAGCGGACCGTCTCCTGCGAACGTCGATGGAACTCGGAGGCAATGCCCCCTTCCTCGTCTTCGACGACGCCGACGTCGATGCAGCGGTCGACGGCGCGATGGCAGCAAAATTCCGCAACGGCGGCCAAGCATGTACAGCAGCCAACCGATTCCACGTCGCACGTAGCGTCGCAGAAGAGTTCACCGAGAAGTTCACGGCACGAATCGGTGCATTGTGCACGGGACACGGTCTCGAAGCGGGAACCGACATCGGACCACTGATCACGGCGAAACAGTGCGCCACCGTCGAGGCTCTGGTCAAAGACGCCGTCGCGAAGGGTGCACGCATCCGCGCGGGCGGCGTCCGTCCCGACGGCCCGGGAACGTTCTACGCCCCGACAGTTCTCGACCACGTGAGTCCCGACGCGCGTCTGCTGCGTGAGGAGATCTTCGGCCCGGTAGCCGCGATCACCACCTTCGACACGGAGGACGAAGCGATCACGGCGGCGAACAACACCGAATACGGCCTCGCTGCGTACTTCTACACCCAGAATCTCGACCGAGCCTCCCGAGTCGCCAACGCACTCGAGACCGGAATGGTTGGGATCAACCGAGGCATCATCGCCGACGCGGCTGCACCCTTCGGAGGAGTGAAGGAATCCGGATTCGGTCGGGAAGGATCCGTCGAAGGTATCGACGAGTACCTCGACACGAAGTACATCGCACGCTGA
- a CDS encoding alpha/beta fold hydrolase translates to MSKISPVTGHYVDVDVDGLLYKVFYLENGTGQPLVCQHTAGCHNHQWRGLLEDEEITENYRVIAYDLPRHGKSDPPENTEWWTEEYKLSADHFANFIVALCDALELENPIFMGSSFGGNIALQLALRHPDRFAGVIPVEGADYSPGFYLDWWQHPHANAAQVCASGVWDLMAPQSPEADRWKTWFYYSQGSESFRGDLHFYSVDHDLRGKLADIDGDRCPVVMLTGDYDYLTTPEDSARTAAQIPNAEFIEMKEIGHFPMSENHAVFRGYLIRALEVLQDKAGKAVTTS, encoded by the coding sequence ATGAGCAAGATTTCCCCGGTCACCGGCCACTACGTCGACGTGGACGTCGACGGATTGCTGTACAAGGTCTTCTACCTCGAGAACGGCACCGGGCAACCCCTCGTGTGCCAGCACACCGCCGGATGCCACAACCACCAGTGGCGCGGTCTCCTGGAAGACGAGGAGATCACCGAGAACTACCGTGTCATTGCCTACGACCTGCCGCGGCACGGCAAGTCGGATCCGCCGGAGAACACCGAATGGTGGACCGAGGAGTACAAGCTTTCTGCGGACCACTTCGCCAACTTCATCGTGGCGCTGTGCGATGCGCTCGAACTCGAGAACCCCATCTTCATGGGCTCCTCGTTCGGTGGGAATATCGCACTGCAGCTTGCGCTTCGTCACCCCGACCGCTTCGCCGGCGTCATTCCCGTCGAGGGTGCCGACTACTCGCCCGGCTTCTACCTCGACTGGTGGCAGCACCCCCATGCCAACGCAGCACAGGTCTGCGCCAGCGGCGTATGGGACCTCATGGCCCCGCAGTCGCCGGAGGCCGACCGCTGGAAGACGTGGTTCTACTACAGCCAGGGCTCCGAGTCCTTCCGCGGTGACCTGCACTTCTACTCGGTCGATCACGACCTGCGCGGAAAGCTTGCAGACATCGACGGTGACCGGTGCCCGGTCGTGATGCTGACCGGCGACTACGACTACCTCACCACCCCTGAGGACAGTGCACGCACCGCGGCGCAGATCCCGAACGCCGAGTTCATCGAGATGAAGGAGATCGGCCACTTCCCGATGAGTGAAAACCACGCTGTCTTCCGTGGTTACCTCATCCGGGCTCTCGAAGTCCTTCAGGACAAGGCCGGCAAGGCAGTCACTACCAGCTAG